In a single window of the Elaeis guineensis isolate ETL-2024a chromosome 4, EG11, whole genome shotgun sequence genome:
- the LOC105043311 gene encoding probable polygalacturonase, with protein MALLMSDTARKLYVSRLVTLWMVAVVGLIGAAECTRLGHHGHHHRSAGTGWPEWAEAAGAAGCRAHTASLTDFGAVGDGTTSNTHVFAAAIANLSRFAADGGATLVVPPGKWLTGPFNLTSNFTLFLHRDAEILASQDMNEWPIIDPLPSYGRGRDLPGGRYSNFIMGSHLTDVVITGDNGTINGQGKFWWDKFHNDQLKYTRGYLLEIMYSDRVLISNVTFKDSPSWNLHPVYSSNVVVSNVTVLAPVDSPNTDGIDPDSSSNVLIEDCFIVSGDDCIAIKSGWDEYGIAFNMPTKHVSIRRLTCISPFSAIIALGSEMSGGIQDVRAEDITAINTESGVRIKTAIGRGAFVKDIFVRGMTLNTMKYVFWMTGNYGQHPDDKYDPNAIPVVQNISYSNVIAKNVTIAGHLEGIEKGGPFTGICLSNVTIDVAQSKKKLKWNCTDIEGVSSAVTPTPCALLKDQGTGAAPCPFPTDTLPIDPVHDCRKS; from the exons ATGGCATTGCTCATGAGCGATACCGCGAGAAAACTCTAC GTATCGAGGTTGGTGACTTTATGGATGGTGGCGGTGGTGGGTCTCATAGGAGCGGCGGAGTGCACCAGGCTAGGGCACCACGGCCACCATCACCGGAGTGCCGGCACCGGCTGGCCCGAGTGGGCTGAGGCGGCGGGTGCCGCCGGCTGCCGGGCCCACACGGCGAGCCTGACGGACTTCGGGGCGGTGGGGGACGGCACCACCTCCAACACGCACGTCTTCGCGGCGGCCATCGCCAACCTCAGCCGCTTTGCCGCCGACGGTGGGGCGACGCTCGTCGTGCCCCCCGGCAAGTGGCTGACGGGGCCTTTCAATCTCACCAGCAACTTCACCCTCTTCCTCCACCGCGACGCCGAGATCCTCGCCTCCCAG GACATGAATGAATGGCCAATCATTGATCCCTTGCCCTCTTATGGGAGAGGAAGGGACTTACCCGGAGGAAGATACAGCAACTTCATCATGGGATCTCACCTCACTGATGTAGTCATCACAG GGGATAATGGAACGATCAACGGGCAGGGGAAATTCTGGTGGGATAAGTTCCACAATGATCAGCTGAAGTACACTCGTGGTTACCTGCTTGAAATAATGTACTCAGACCGTGTCCTTATTTCCAACGTTACATTCAAAGACTCTCCCTCATGGAACCTTCATCCGGTATACAGCAG CAATGTTGTAGTGTCGAACGTCACCGTTCTTGCACCAGTTGACTCTCCAAACACCGACGGGATTGATCCAG ACTCCTCCTCCAATGTCCTCATCGAGGACTGCTTCATAGTCTCTGGCGATGATTGTATCGCCATTAAAAGCGGTTGGGACGAGTATGGAATTGCTTTCAACATGCCAACCAAACATGTAAGCATCAGAAGGCTCACCTGCATCTCCCCCTTCAGCGCCATCATCGCCCTTGGAAGCGAAATGTCCGGTGGAATCCAAGATGTCAGGGCTGAAGACATTACAGCCATCAACACAGAATCTGGTGTCAGAATCAAGACAGCTATCGGAAGGGGAGCATTCGTGAAGGACATTTTTGTGAGAGGGATGACCTTGAACACCATGAAGTATGTTTTCTGGATGACAGGCAATTATGGGCAGCACCCTGATGACAAGTATGACCCCAATGCAATCCCAGTTGTCCAGAATATCAGTTACAGCAATGTGATCGCCAAGAATGTCACTATAGCCGGACACTTGGAAGGAATTGAGAAGGGGGGACCCTTCACTGGGATATGCTTGTCTAACGTTACCATTGACGTTGCACAGTCGAAGAAGAAGCTGAAGTGGAACTGCACTGATATTGAGGGGGTGTCAAGTGCAGTGACTCCTACTCCATGTGCTTTGCTCAAAGATCAAGGAACTGGTGCAGCTCCATGTCCATTCCCTACAGATACTTTACCTATTGATCCAGTCCATGACTGCAGAAAGAGTTAA